A segment of the Candidatus Hydrogenedentota bacterium genome:
TGATCCGCGCGATGGAGCAGCCCCATGCCATGATCCTCGCGCACCCCACCGGACGGGTGCTCCTCAACCGGCCCGGCTACCTGCTGGACCTGGACGCCGTGGCGGACGCCGCCGCCGCCAACCAGGTGGCCATTGAAATCAACGCCAACCCGTCCCGGCTGGACCTCGACTGGCGGCACCTGCGCCGCGCCCGCGACCGGGGCGTGAAGTTTGTCATCGGCCCCGACGCGCACCAGACCGCGGGGCTCTGGAACATCCCCTTCGGCGTGGGCATCGCCAGAAAGGGATGGCTGGCGCCCGAGGACATCCTCAACTGCAAACCCGCCGGGGAGTTCCTGAAATGCCTCCGAAAAGGGTGACCGCCGCCGAGCGCGGGCGCGCGGAGGAGATTTACCGCATCCTGGAGGAATGCTATCCCGACGTGCGCTGCACCCTGGAGTACCGCAGCCCCTTCCACCTGCTGGTCATGACCATCCTCGCCGCGCAGTGCACCGACGCGCGCGTGAACCTGGTCTGCCGCACCCTGTTTGACCGCTTCTCCACCCCCCGCGACTTCATGAACGCCCCCGCCGGGGAGCTGGAGCGGGAAATCCACTCCTGCGGTTTTTTTAACCAGAAGGCGAAATCCATCCGTCAGACTTCCCGCATGCTGGAGGAGGAATACGGCGGAATGATGCCGGACACGATGGAGGCCCTCCTGCGCATGCCCGGCGTGGGGCGCAAGATCGCCAACGTGATCCTCGGCGAGTGCCACGGGAAACCCGCCGTCATCGTGGACACGCACTGCCAGCGTCTCGCCTTCCGCATGGGATTCACCAAACGGGAGGATCCGGCGGGTGTGGAGCGCGACCTCATGCGGCTCTGGCGGGAGGAGCACTGGACCCTTTTCTCGCACCGCCTGGTCTACCACGGGCGCGCCGTCTGCACCGCCCGCGCCCCCAAGTGCGCCGAATGCCGCATTAATCTTCTGTGCCCGAAGC
Coding sequences within it:
- the nth gene encoding endonuclease III, coding for MPPKRVTAAERGRAEEIYRILEECYPDVRCTLEYRSPFHLLVMTILAAQCTDARVNLVCRTLFDRFSTPRDFMNAPAGELEREIHSCGFFNQKAKSIRQTSRMLEEEYGGMMPDTMEALLRMPGVGRKIANVILGECHGKPAVIVDTHCQRLAFRMGFTKREDPAGVERDLMRLWREEHWTLFSHRLVYHGRAVCTARAPKCAECRINLLCPKRGVGKTAPGKTKTP